ATGTCTAACATATTTTTACTGAATAAagacaatgtgcaggagtttgcttgcagtTTTTTGGTAATTAATAACCGGAAATTCTCCAACATTGAGTGCCTAACCCAACCTCAGTGTTTAACTCgcaaaataaaccggatgttttaatgttgtttctgtgtctgacttcctgtcccgctcgatGTGCCCTGTGGTAAACTGATGCTCCGTGCTCCGGCATCCTGCACAAACAGAAGCCttgtgtgtctgctgcagaGGAATCTGCACAGACGGAGCTGAGACGGAGCAGAGCGGAGCCAGAGGAAGAACACACACTGACTTCAGTAAAAAGGACCGCACACACATCTGGATTCAGCAGTAGGACATCCatgtttgttgccatggtatcagaATAGTTTTTGATATCGTTGGATGTTTTCTAGTATCGCCTCGTCTAAAATCCGGTATGGTGCCAACCCCCACAGTATCCTGAAGCTCTGTTGAGTTGCCCAAACAAAGGGTTTGTTCCCTCAGACGTTGTCGGCAGCGGTTACATATCTGGAGAGGAACGTCTTGATCTCAGAGATGTGCATCGTCTCTCTGACGGTGGTGTCTCTGCTGCGGACTTGAAGGAGGCCGCTCTCCAACGTGTTCTCGTTGACCACCATGGTGAAAAGCACGCCCATCTCGTCATACCTGAAATTGCACCGGCAACAACGACACACATCAGTGTAGAACTAGAGGAGCCCTGGTGAAAATAAATCTGCTTCTGCCTCCATTACGAGGCTACACGCGACTCACTTTGCGTTCAGCTGCCCCGCTGATGTTTCCAGATACCCGGGCCACGTCGAGATCTTTGCCTCCATGAACTCCTTCAGCAGCCCTTCACAAACCTGCAGAGGAATGACATTCTCATTTATCCACTTTAACCGACACCTACTCAGTGAACACTTTAAATCTCCACACATTTCCAGTGTGAGCTGCATGTATGAACACAAGGGACAACTTTTTCACCCAGACTTTTTTCCTGTCACCTGGGTTGTAATGTGTTTGAAAATTACTGTGTCAAGGTTTAAATTGTAAGAAGTTGTTGGATTAAAAAGTGACAGAAGTGACATGAAGTGCTTCCTTCCttctgttacgttttctacCGTCTGCagtccaaactgcacaaatcatcattaaaggaagaatatgtgattttttttgatccagcagatgtcgcccttgagctccagcatgaaaccaaaacaactcgcgcacTTGGCAATTGGGTCACAATTTGACATGAAGGAGTTGaaggtgggtcctgaggctgcTAGAGAGAAGCTTTGCACTCAGCACTTGACCCACGTTTAAGGTGCATCCATCATCTTTTGTCTTACCTGTCTCAGCTCCACAGACGCTCCTCTGCCAATATCTAAAGCCACTTTGACCGGAGCCAGCACTGGATGCAGCTTCAGAACCTAAAATGACCAGAGAGCCAAAGAAAGTTCAgtcaaagaaacagagaagaacatCACAAAGAGAGGAGCCTGAGTGTGAGGTtcggagagaaaaacaaagccaGCAGTTAGTCTTCACCTtcctctgctgcagcctctgtcGGCTGTCTTCTTTCTTGAGCATTTGGAGCGAGTTGGATAGAAAAGCCAGCGCTCCACGGTCCACGTTGGCGCTTACAGAGATGACGTGAGGGACTGACTTCCGGCCGTCTCGACACTGGAAGACAAACGAACACACTGCAGGTGGTTACTCTGCCGACGAGGCAGCGACAGCACTGAAGAAAAAGCAGCCAGCTGACCTGCAGTTTGGAGCGATCTCCTCCGTGTGTCCGCAGCAGCTCAGCGTCTCCTCGGTTCCACAGCGTCTCCAGCGTCTCCTCCCCCCACGGGAAGCTGTAGATGATCCTCACCCCGCGGGACGCCgccttctccagctcctccccgGGCACGTCGCTACTGCTGAAGTCTGACGGAGACAGGGCGAACTGGAGGAAAGACACGAGTTATTGATTCCATGTGGCTGAAGTtctcatgatttaaaaataatttaaagtgacagctcCGTCTTCACAAACTCACAccttgaatttaaaaacattagcggctacctggggggggggggggggggggggggatttagtGTCGGATGAGTGTTGGAGTGTATCATGCagtcataaaaaataaacaaatatgtgTCATGGATGTTAAGTCATTATATATTAGGACCTTTTTAGACTGTATTGgagcaagaaaataaaaaggacattatctcttttttcccctccaacctccatccatccattatctataccgcttttcccgtttggGGTCGCTGGAGCTGatcacagctgtcattgggcgagaggcgaggttacaccctggactgttcaccagccaatcacagggctgacatatagagacagacgaccagccacactcacattcacacctaaggGTAATTTAAAGTGACCAGTTAACCTAAAACTAAATCTAAAACTTAGATATGATTGCAGAAAAGATAGTGATGTGTTTCAAAAcaactgcaaaataaataaaagtgaaaggCACCCAGTAACaaatcatttcttgtttttaaattaccAACAAATTGCACAAACATTGGCAATGTATTTGGGTAATTCAGACAACGATCTCTCTGTCTCGACAACTTTTGGTTAAAAACACGAGtgaagatctgaaggttttTGAAAAGACTCTCGAGTAATCTCAACAAATTGTGTCGTTTTGAAAGAAGTGGTTTGAAAAGTATTGACGCATCAAAGGTTTTGACACCCTAATAAGGTAAGAAGGTGTACAAGGCGACTCTTTGTTTAGGCGTTACTTCAGCTACGAACATCTTTCAGAGGAGACActtcctcacacactcactttcCTCCAccatttcagcctctgtctcGTCCAGTGATCCAGCCACTGAGAGGAGGTACGAGCCGAGCAGAACCAAACCAGAGACGCCCGAGTGACCTCACCGGGgctggaagaaaaaataaattcattacattcataaaaaaacatcacttctTCAGATATGTAAAAATGAGACAAacggagagacagggaggagatgGAGCCTCACCAACCAGAGCCACCTGAGGGCTGAAAACACAGACCAGTCTCTGCCAGGCCAAAAGGCAGCTTCCTGTTCACCAGCTCCAACGAAGGAACAAACTGCTCCAAGGCACCTGAGAACAAAACCGGACCGTTCACCTTCTGGGTTTTCAATGTATTCCCATGTTGTGCAGTAAAGACGGAGAAGTAGGAAACATTATGCTGATAGATATTCAGAGAGTGAGGTAGGAAACAGTTTCAGAAGAAGCCTTttggagggaggagaggtgaaacgtcttcaaccaagtccagttgcctttggatcaatcAAACTCCTGCAccgtctaaattgcacaaatacctTGACAACAGTTTCAAATGTACTTGTGCAATTAAGGAAGTGTCATttcctctgcctgtctgtcagaGAGATAAACGAAAAcagcttgtgtttttatgagaCACCAAAAGGACTCAAAAGAATACCaccgctcctctctctgcaactCTCTTTCAAATATGACTCaagatctgtgtttttttcaaagctttggTACTTCTCGATATTatagaccagtggttcccaaagtgggggtcgtcGGGACCCCATGGGGGGTCGTTGGACACTGAGAGTGGGGTCGTGAGATTCCTTCCAAAAATAGCACATCTCTTAttgtcaaaaatacaaaaatgtagttCAAGAGATTACGGGTGTTCTGCTTCTAGCGTTTCTCACAATAAGTTACTAGAATAATATGATGTGTTTTGGTCACAGTGGgcaacattaaatgttttttttcaccacctccagggacaacGTGGGTCCCCAGTTGCTGTCACTGTTATTTGGGGGAGTATAGACCATTAAAAACTGGCAGTATTCTGCAGCATCCTACCTTGAAGGCAGCTTGTTCTTCCAGTCGGTGATCTCTGAAGGAGCATCTGTATCTTCTGGATGAGCAGATCCTTACTCAGTTCTTTGTCTTCCAATATTTGTTTGATATGTTCATTCTCAacaatgttcagttttcttggAGCACCTGTGGCTGTGtccccgctgctgctactcagGGTGTTTATCCCAAACACCTGAGCTGTGGTCCGGCTCACAGAGTGCCACCACTGCTCCAGCAGGTTTCTCCTCAGCTCGGTGCCCAGAGGTCCGTACCTGCAGCTCATCCCGCGCCGGAACAGCTCCATGTTGGCTTCACCAGGTGAGAGGAAGTACCTGTCCACGCAGAGCCGCAGCAGAGTCCTGGCCTGGTGCAGGTCCTCCTCCTGACCCCTGGATGAGCTGCAGGGTCTCACAGTGAGCTGCAGAGCGTCGCTGCTGCTCTGGGACGGGAATCTTGTGAACAGGACGTTTCTGACGCAGAGAGTCAGCATGGTGAAGAGCCTGCAAAGATCGTCTATTGCAACGAGGGTGCAAAGATCGTCTATTGCAGCGAGGGTGCAAATCCGACACCTCACTACGGGTCACACACTGTCACAAACAGTAAACGAAGCAGAGTTAAAGTTTCACAAAGGCATTGGTCTGGTCAAGTGATGATTCTCATCAAAGAGAAAATCATACATGTGGAACACCGGAAGTGTTAGCGTGTGTAGGTTCATATAagatagataaagataaaatgtAGTTGTCCTTGCAGTAAATCTGTAAGTATCTCATGTCTCACAACAAGTTTGAAATTCACAGGAAACACATGTGGCACATAACCCCGAAGTgattctacttcttcttcttcgagtTGAATTCCGGCAGGCTGTACACTCAGAAGTGCAGTGCTGCCCCCCGCGGGAAGAATTCGTAACTTGTTCAattaatgttgttattttagtagttaattaattgattttattatattgtttttttttgtgtgtgttcaaactCAGGGTTAACGTGTGCTATTAGGGGAAGTATTCGACTCTCACAGTCTGATATTTGGGACGTGATGTGAGgctctctgtctctacctgtaAGGTGTCACAGTGGGAGTGGAGTCTGGCCTCCTGTGGGAGCCAGCTCTTTTGACTGCTCTGTACACCATCAGGACTTTTCTTAGTGTAGGATGTTTTTAGTGGGccaaataacatttttatttgctatttttcagtgttttaggACAGTAtttcggtcttggtctcaagcccactttttgaaggtctcgtcttggaattgaaagcatttttaatcggtcttgtctcagtctcagactgggGGGAcaccggattttaaatcaacaccggtcaagaccaccactgaaagtCTAATTTTCGACGTCATTACTGtcattagaaagaaaacacctctttttaaaagaacaaataacttcaatttgttcatttgtagtttgactttTATTACGGCCGCAACTTTCCCGTGTTATTGTCTAAGTGAGGGACACACCCGttgcacacaagatgaggatttttgaGTAATATATagggtcttggtcttggagcactctggtcttggtctcggttagtttgGTTTGATGTTTAGGGGCTGCAAAGGGAAGGCTGTAGCCAGCTGCTTTCTAACAGGTTAATGATGCTGTACAGTATCTCACAAAAGTGAGTACACCCCTCACATTTCTGCAAATACTTTATTATATCTTTTCATGGGACAACACTGAAGAAATGACACTTTGATACAATGTAAAGTAGTCAGTTTACAGCTTGTAATAATAGTGTAAATTTACTGTCCCCTCAAAATAACTCAACACACAGCCATTAATGTCTAAACCGCTGGCAATGAAAGCGAGTACGCCCCTAAGTGAAAATATCCAAATAGTGCCCAATTAGCCATTTTCCCTCCCCGGTGTCATGTGACTCGTTATTGTTACAaggtctcaggtgtgaatgGGGAGCAGGTCTGTTAAATTTGGTGTTATCACTCTGTCTCTCATACTGGTCACTGGAAGTTCAACATGGCACCTCATGGCAAAGAACTCTCTGAggatctgaaaaaaagaattgtTGCTCTACATAAAGATGGCCTAGGCTATAAGAAGATTACCAACACCCTGAAACTGAGTTTCCAAATTGGGCCCAAAGTGTCATTATTTTGTGTGGCCACCATTATTTTCCAGCACTGCCTTAACCCTCTTGGGCATGGAGTTCACCAGAGCTTCACAGGTTGCCACTGGAATCCTCTTCCACTCCTCCATGACGACATCACGGAGCTGGTGGATGTTAGAGACCTTGCGCTCCTCCGCCTTCCGTTTGAGGACGCGCCACAGATGCTCAATAGGGTTTAGGTCTGGAGACGTGCTTGGCCAGTCCATCACCTTTACCCTCGACTTCTTTAGCAAAGCAGTGGTCGTcttggaggtgtgtttggggtcgTTATCATGTTGGAATACTGCCCTGCGGCCCAGTTTCTGAAGGGAGGGGATCATGCTCTGCTTCAATATGTCACAGGACATGTTGGCATTCATGGTTCCCTCAATGAACTGTAGCTCCCCAGTGCCGGCAGCACTCATGCAGCCCCAGACCATGACACTCCCACCACCATGCGTGACTGTAGGCAAGACACACTTGTCTTTGTACTCCTCACCTGGTTGCCGCCACAAACACTTGGCACCATCTGAACCAAATAAGTtcatcttggtctcatcagaccacaGGACATGGTTCCAGTAATCCATATCCTTAGTCTGCTTGTCTTCAGCAAACTGTTTGCTGGCTTTCTTGTGCATCATCTTTAGAAGAGACTTCCTTCTGGGACGACAGCCATGCAGACCAATTTCATGCAGTGTGCGGCGTATGGTCTGAGCACTGACAGGCTGACCCCCCACCCCTTCAACCTCTGCAGCAATGCTGGCAGCACTCATTTTCCAAAGACAACCTCTGGATATGACGCTGAGCACATGCACTCAACTTCTTCGGTTGACCATGGCGAGGCCTGTTCTGAGTGGAACCTGTCCTGTTAAACCGCTGTATGGTCTTGGCCACCGTGCTGCAGCTCAGTTTCAGGGTGTTGGTAATCTTCTTATAGCCTAGGCCATCTTTATGTAGAGCAacaattctttttttcagatccTCAGAGAGTTCTTTGCCATGAGGTGCCATGTTGAACTTCCAGTGACCAGTATGAGAGACAGAGTGATAACACCAAATTTAACAGACCTGCTCCCcattcacacctgagacctTGTAACAATAACGAGTCACATGACACCGGGGAGGGAAAATGGCTAATTGGGCACTATTTGGATATTTTCACTTAGGGGCGTACTCGCTTTCATTGCCAGCGGTTTAGACATTAATGGCTGTGTGTTGAGTTATTTTGAGGGGACAGTAAATTTACACTATTATTACAAGCTGTAAACTGACTACTTTACATTGTATCAAAGTGTCATTTCTTCAGTGTTGTCCCATGAAAAGATATAATAAAGTATTTGCAGAAATGTGAGGGGTGTACTCACTTTTGTgagatactgtatgtgtgcattgATAGTTTGGAGGCACCAACTCGCCTCGTTGTGATGATTCTTGTAACCAAAATGTctaaaaaccaaacagaaaacacaacacagaagtcccattttcatatttttatttaaaagggcCAACACGAACCCTTTTTATACGATCCTCATTATATCACTTTAAACATaccacaaactgaaaacactgcaTTACCTAGTAAAAATAAGTTACTGAggaatgtaacaaaaaaaaaaacagtcaaggaAAAGTGCCGCAATCAAAGTTGCACTATAGTCAAATAATGCTCTGGGTGTATTGAATAATTCCAACCCTGCTGTAAgcaaaacaaagttaaacagTACAAAGGATAATAagaataatcatcatcatcatcctgtaAGATTTCAGGACTGAACAAAAATCATGTTGGTTCCATTTATTGTGCGAATATGATCTACTGTTGGAAAGGTGGCGGCATGGGGTAGGGCACCATTGGCGGAGGGGGTGGTGGCTGTTGGGCCTGTGGTGGCGGCTGCGAGTTGAACGGGAATGGAGGGTGGTTCATACCATTCTGAGCGGCCCTCTGCATGGCCCCGAACTGAGGGGGCCCCTGAAAGCTTTGGTTACCAAAGGCACCCACCTGGTTTGGCGGACCACCAAAATTACCCTGTCCGTTGCTGTTATTATAATTGTTGTTGCCATAGCTACCACTAGAGTTACTGCTGTTACCCCCATAGCTGCCACCGTTTTGAGCCTTGTTGCCGCCAAAGGCACTCTTGGGCCCCCCGCCGAACCCTCTATCACCGTCCCTGTCCCTGTAGCTACCACCGCCAAAGCTGCTCCTCCCACCCCCAGAATACCTATCCCGACGATCATCCTTGTagcctcctcttcccccccttCCACGACCTGGATGATgtgaagacagaagaaaaaaaacaaaggagacaccattcaaataaaataaataagtctgGGTTTCTCACATTAAAATTGTAACATCcgtttcagttgttttcacaaatgcactcctgaaaattctGGGTAAAAGCTGCTCCTAAAATCTTCCTGATTGGTCTGTTCACTCCTAACGTGGCTGATGTAGGTAGAGAGGCTTAGCAGCATTAGCTGTTAGCCGAAGTGGATCACTGGTTAGCTTAGACGGTTGACGGAAAACGGGATTCCCACACGGCAATTTCAACCATACAATGACAGGTCTAAATTAACTTTTATCTTCCTTATACTCGATATGTTAATTAATGTAAACAAGTACAGATTTtacctcctctgtcctctgccaTCTGGATGAGTTTGGGGTTAATGGCCTGGTTGGCCTCGCGGAGCACAGAGATCAGGTCGCTGGCTTGTTTCATGTTGTTGGGGGTGAAGAAGGTGTAGGCTGTGCCCGTTTTTTGACTGCGGGCTGTGCGTCCAATGCGGTGGATATAATCCTCGGAGGAGTTAGGGTAGTCATAATTGATGACAAATTTCACATCCTCCACATCTGTGAAAGTGTTGCAGTGtggcaaaacaaaacatggaggCCACACAGGATTTTGCACACCACAACAGCCAGATCAAAGGTAAAAGTTAGCAGCTGTGACGGCTGGGGAAGAGAAGAGGTCGTTAGGCTGTGGAGGGAAAACGTGTTAGGACAGCATAAGATTGTGAATACATCTACTCCACGGGAATACTACTGTGGGAAGAGAGAAACGATGCACACTCCAATTGCTTACCATAATCAAAATGATCCAAAAGACCTTCACTCTCCCTTTTGTTAAccaagggagaaaaaaaaatggatttaagGCTTACCATAAAGGAGTATGCATTCACTAGTCCTTTCCCAATGCAGCGAAATCCCTCACAAATTGTCAAGTGACTTCCAGGAGCTTCTACGCAGTTGGGCCACGATATGCACTGGGGCCTCCTCATGTGCCAATATGGGACCAATGTGTGGTACTTTTTGTAGGTCCGTTTTTCCCAGTACACTCTCAAAAGAAGCTTGATATTAAAAGGCCGCACTGCGCGTCTTGCCAAGACAAAATAGACCAAGTACTAATTTGAGCAGGGGCCCggttcaaaaaaacatgagaaaaggCCCGAGCATTGATCCCTGTGGGACCCCTCAGCGAGCACAGAACAATTCCCACAACCCACTTCATCAGTCTCATCAAGGCAAGATCCTTCAAGAAGCCAGTGTTCACTTGAGAAAATGTCTCTCGTTGGCAGGTCTCGACATGACTTTAAAACGCAGGCGAGGGAGGAACTTTGGTTTGAgctgtctcactctctttctcctctcactAGGTGTTCCCACTACCCCCTAAACACATGTGCCAGGTCTCATCAATTTTCAGAGACGAATACAAGATTTCAAACTGCTCTCTCCATTTCAAGGAATCCAGCACTTTGAcgggaaaagaaaacaactgaaagctTTGACAGGCTCACAAGCACCCATGCTATGTGATAAGAGCTCCCAAAGGTAAAAATTTGTTCCAAATCTCAAACAAGTGACTTGCAATACAGCGCTCTGTAACAAAACAGCATGCAAGGCAAAAGTCACAACATCaagcatgtcttttttttctctctttttttttacgtttgaGTTGGAAACAGCTGGATGGCGTTTGTCAGGTGAAATCCATGGACAGagaacagatgtgtgtgtatttcaacaACATATCAGAGACAAAGGCTTAGCCACACAGCCTTTTGAAGATCACTGGCACACAAGAGCTTTCACCTCTCTACGCCCACTGGGTGGCAAGCCAGTAGAGCACTTCCAATATGTCATCCTTCTCCCTCTCGAGGCCTGGGACTGTCATGCCTAGCGCCTGCCACAAAGACTCCACCTTAAGGTGagaaaaactcagaaaatgcatagaaaagttaaagaaagcaaaaccactttctttaaaataagtgtAACACTGATAAGGAAGTGATGCTACTTGAAATCATACTGACCCAAGCCACGGGAGGCCACATCTGTCGCGATGAGGATTGGAGCTTTGCCATACCTGAACtctgaagagagaggaaaacaattTGAGTCAATTATAGAGCAGCTTTAATCTACTTCATGTCGTACTTTCAATGTGATTCAATAGTCTCACCATTAAGGACCCAGTCCCTCTCTTGCTGGCTCTTGTCTCCATGAATCCCCATTGCTGGCCACCTGtgacaaacaaattaaacataaaaaaaatgatctaaaAGCAAGTAGGACCAACTTTACATAAAAGGTATCGTTTATCAAAGCCTATTCTGTCCCCTACTTCGCAGCGATTAAAAAGAGAACCTTACCCGTCTCTTCTCATCCTCCTGGTGAGCTCATCACAACGCCTTTTGGTCTCCACAAAAATAATGGTCTTGTTCTCCTTTTCGCTCATTATCTCCTCCAACAAA
This window of the Labrus mixtus chromosome 2, fLabMix1.1, whole genome shotgun sequence genome carries:
- the polg2 gene encoding DNA polymerase subunit gamma-2, mitochondrial; translation: MLTLCVRNVLFTRFPSQSSSDALQLTVRPCSSSRGQEEDLHQARTLLRLCVDRYFLSPGEANMELFRRGMSCRYGPLGTELRRNLLEQWWHSVSRTTAQVFGINTLSSSSGDTATGAPRKLNIVENEHIKQILEDKELSKDLLIQKIQMLLQRSPTGRTSCLQGALEQFVPSLELVNRKLPFGLAETGLCFQPSGGSGCPGEVTRASLVWFCSARTSSQWLDHWTRQRLKWWRKFALSPSDFSSSDVPGEELEKAASRGVRIIYSFPWGEETLETLWNRGDAELLRTHGGDRSKLQCRDGRKSVPHVISVSANVDRGALAFLSNSLQMLKKEDSRQRLQQRKVLKLHPVLAPVKVALDIGRGASVELRQVCEGLLKEFMEAKISTWPGYLETSAGQLNAKYDEMGVLFTMVVNENTLESGLLQVRSRDTTVRETMHISEIKTFLSRYVTAADNV